In Mustelus asterias unplaced genomic scaffold, sMusAst1.hap1.1 HAP1_SCAFFOLD_201, whole genome shotgun sequence, the following proteins share a genomic window:
- the LOC144485625 gene encoding uncharacterized protein LOC144485625 → MEKPWKCGDCGKGFSYPSLLENHRRSHTGERPFTCSVCGEGFIQSSGLWSHQRIHTEEKPFTCTSCGKRFRHSSALTVHQRTHTGERPFICSVCGKGFTQSFHLLSHQRVHTGERPFTCSDCGKGFTGSSHLLSHQRVHIEDKPFSCPDCGRSFRQASSLITHQRIHTGERPFTCFVCGKGFTVLPTLLRHQKIHTEEKPFSCTDCGKNFRQSSNLTAHRRTHTAERPFTCSVCGKGFNRSSNLSAHQRVHTGERPFTCSVCGKGFAKSFNLLAHQRTHTKRPFNCSVCGKGFTQSQWLLRHQQVHQ, encoded by the coding sequence atggagaaaccgtggaaatgtggggactgtgggaaaggattcagttacccttccctgctggaaaaccatcggcgcagtcacactggtgagagaccgttcacctgttctgtctgtggggagggattcattcagtcatctggcctttggtctcaccagagaattcacactgaggaaaagccattcacctgcacctcctgtgggaagaggttcaggcattcttcagcactcactgtgcaccaacgcactcacaccggggagagaccattcatctgctccgtgtgtgggaagggattcactcagtcattccacctgctatcacaccagcgagttcatactggggagaggccgttcacctgctccgactgtgggaagggattcactgggtcatctcacttactgtcacaccagcgagttcacattgaggACAAACCATTCAGCTGCCCTGACTGTGGACGGAGTTTCAGACAGGCATCCTCCCTCAttacacaccagcgaattcacactggggagagaccgtttacttgctttgtgtgtggaaagggattcacagttttacccaccctgctgagacaccagaaaattcacactgaagagaagccattcagctgcactgactgtggaaagaatttcaggcagtcatccaacctcactgctcaccgacgcactcacactgcagaaagaccattcacatgctccgtgtgtgggaagggattcaatcggtcatccaacctctctgctcaccagcgagttcacacaggggagaggccattcacttgctccgtgtgtgggaagggattcgcaaagtctttcaacctgctggctcaccaacgcactcacactaagaggccattcaactgctctgtgtgtgggaagggattcactcagtcacaatggctcctgagacatcaacaagttcaccagtga